One Numida meleagris isolate 19003 breed g44 Domestic line chromosome 6, NumMel1.0, whole genome shotgun sequence genomic region harbors:
- the PTPMT1 gene encoding phosphatidylglycerophosphatase and protein-tyrosine phosphatase 1 encodes MGVAAALGAGAARLLFYPTLLYTALRAQLPASRRPWFHRIDRAVLLGALPLRGRSRRLVAEENVRAVLTLNEEYETRFLCCSAQEWEALGVEQLRLGTVDLTGVPTLENLHKGVEFILKHRERGNSVYVHCKAGRSRSATVVAAYLIQLHHWSPQEAIEAIAKIRPHILIRRKQVHVLETFHKDVTAGTTAEGR; translated from the exons ATGGGGGTTGCGGCGGCGCTGGGCGCCGGGGCGGCGCGGCTGCTCTTTTACCCGACGCTGCTGTACACGGCGCTGCGGGCGCAGCTGCCCGCCTCCCGCCGGCCCTGGTTCCACCGCATCGACCGCGCCGTGCTGCTAGGAGCGCTGCCGCTGCGGGGACGCAGCCGTAGG CTGGTGGCCGAGGAGAACGTGCGCGCCGTCCTCACCCTGAACGAGGAGTACGAGACCcgcttcctctgctgctccgCGCAG GAGTGGGAGGCGCTGGGCGTAGAGCAGCTGCGCCTCGGCACCGTGGATCTGACCGGAGTCCCCACGTTGGAAAACCTGCACAAGGGCGTCGAGTTCATCCTGAAGCACCGGGAGCGCGGTAACAGCGTCTACGTGCACTGCAAGGCAGGGCGCTCCCGCAGTGCCACCGTGGTGGCGGCCTATTTGATCCAA CTGCATCACTGGAGCCCTCAGGAAGCAATAGAGGCTATTGCCAAGATCCGTCCCCACATCCTTATTCGACGTAAACAAGTCCACGTCCTGGAGACTTTTCACAAGGATGTTACTGCTGGGACAACTGCAGAGGGTCGGTGA
- the KBTBD4 gene encoding kelch repeat and BTB domain-containing protein 4 isoform X2, which produces MKGGAADYWRSDLCGTMDSSEETGGSCAEENYFVNYTFTDRSHSGRVAQGIMKLCLEDELFADVTISVEGKEFQLHRLVLSAQSCFFRSMFTSNLKEAHNRVIELQDVSESVFQLLVDYIYHGTVKLRAEELQETYEVADMYQLTALFEECSRFLARTVQVRNCLQVMWLADQHSDVELYTAAKHCAKSHLSQLQDTEEFLHLPLRLLTDILTDGVPCSQNPTAAIETWINFNKEERAGFSETLRSSLKVIGENVHIYLIGKESSRTHSLAVSLHCADDDSISVSGQNSLCHQITAACKHGSDLYVVGGSIPRRMWKCNNATIDWEWCAPLPRDRLQHTLVSVPSKDAIYSLGGKTLQDTLSNAVIYYRVRDNVWTETSQLEVAVSGAAGVNLNGVIYLLGGEENDLDFFTKPSRLIQCYDTNTEKCHVKPYVLPFAGRMHAAVHKDVVFIVAEGDSLLCYNPLLDSFTRLCLPDAWSSVPSLWKIASCNGSIYVFRDRYKKGDANTFKLNPATSVVTVTSGIKVLLTNLQFVLA; this is translated from the exons ATGAAGGGAGGCGCCGCAG ATTACTGGAGGTCTGATCTGTGTGGCACCATGGACTCGTCAGAAGAGACTGGAGGCTCCTGTGCAGAAGAGAACTACTTTGTTAACTACACCTTCACTGATCGCTCACACTCAGGCCGCGTGGCCCAGGGGATTATGAAATTATGTTTGGAGGATGAGCTCTTTGCTGACGTTACAATATCAGTGGAAGGCAAAGAATTCCAGCTGCACCGTTTGGTCCtctcagctcagagctgcttttttcGTTCCATGTTCACTTCTAACCTGAAGGAAGCTCACAACCGGGTGATTGAGCTGCAGGATGTTAGTGAGAGTGTCTTTCAGCTCCTGGTGGACTATATTTACCATGGGACTGTAAAGCTGAGGGCCGAGGAGTTGCAGGAAACTTATGAAGTGGCAGACATGTACCAGCTGACTGCCCTTTTTGAAGAATGTTCCCGTTTTCTGGCCCGTACAGTGCAGGTCAGGAACTGTCTGCAGGTGATGTGGCTAGCAGATCAGCACAGTGACGTGGAGCTCTACACAGCTGCCAAACACTGTGCAAAGTCACATTTGTCTCAGCTGCAAGACACAGAAGAGTTCCTGCACCTACCTCTTCGCCTACTGACAGACATCCTTACAG ATGGCGTTCCATGTTCTCAGAATCCAACAGCTGCCATAGAAACCTGGATCAACTTCAACAAGGAGGAGCGTGCAGGCTTTTCAGAGACACTGCGATCAAGTCTGAAG GTGATTGGAGAAAATGTTCACATCTACCTGATTGGAAAGGAGTCATCACGAACACATTCACTCGCTGTCTCTCTGCATTGTGCTGATGACGACTCCATCAGTGTGAGTGGCCAGAACAGCCTGTGTCACCAGATCACAGCTGCCTGCAAGCATGGTAGTGACCTATACGTTGTTGGTGGTTCCATTCCGCGACGCATGTGGAAATGCAACAATGCAACTATAGACTGGGAATGGTGTGCCCCTCTGCCCCGTGATCGGCTCCAACACACTCTTGTCTCTGTGCCAAGCAAGGATGCAATATACTCCCTGGGGGGCAAAACTCTGCAAGACACTCTCTCTAATGCTGTCATATATTACAGAGTACGAGACAATGTGTGGACAGAGACCAGCCAGTTGGAGGTGGCTGTCTCTGGGGCTGCAGGTGTAAATCTTAATGGTGTCATTTACCTGCTGGGCGGGGAGGAAAATGACTTGGACTTTTTCACCAAGCCCTCTCGGCTTATTCAGTGCTATGATACCAACACAGAGAAATGCCACGTGAAGCCGTACGTACTGCCTTTTGCAGGGCGCATGCATGCTGCTGTGCACAAGGATGTGGTGTTCATTGTAGCTGAGGGGGATTCACTGCTTTGCTATAATCCCTTACTGGATAGCTTCACCCGGCTGTGCCTGCCAGACGCCTGGAGCTCAGTACCATCCCTCTGGAAGATTGCCAGCTGCAATGGCAGCATCTACGTTTTCCGAGACCGCTATAAAAAGGGTGATGCAAATACTTTTAAACTTAACCCAGCCACCTCTGTTGTAACAGTCACAAGTGGCATCAAAGTGCTACTCACTAACCTGCAGTTTGTCCTGGCCTAA
- the KBTBD4 gene encoding kelch repeat and BTB domain-containing protein 4 isoform X1, with protein sequence MDSSEETGGSCAEENYFVNYTFTDRSHSGRVAQGIMKLCLEDELFADVTISVEGKEFQLHRLVLSAQSCFFRSMFTSNLKEAHNRVIELQDVSESVFQLLVDYIYHGTVKLRAEELQETYEVADMYQLTALFEECSRFLARTVQVRNCLQVMWLADQHSDVELYTAAKHCAKSHLSQLQDTEEFLHLPLRLLTDILTDGVPCSQNPTAAIETWINFNKEERAGFSETLRSSLKVIGENVHIYLIGKESSRTHSLAVSLHCADDDSISVSGQNSLCHQITAACKHGSDLYVVGGSIPRRMWKCNNATIDWEWCAPLPRDRLQHTLVSVPSKDAIYSLGGKTLQDTLSNAVIYYRVRDNVWTETSQLEVAVSGAAGVNLNGVIYLLGGEENDLDFFTKPSRLIQCYDTNTEKCHVKPYVLPFAGRMHAAVHKDVVFIVAEGDSLLCYNPLLDSFTRLCLPDAWSSVPSLWKIASCNGSIYVFRDRYKKGDANTFKLNPATSVVTVTSGIKVLLTNLQFVLA encoded by the exons ATGGACTCGTCAGAAGAGACTGGAGGCTCCTGTGCAGAAGAGAACTACTTTGTTAACTACACCTTCACTGATCGCTCACACTCAGGCCGCGTGGCCCAGGGGATTATGAAATTATGTTTGGAGGATGAGCTCTTTGCTGACGTTACAATATCAGTGGAAGGCAAAGAATTCCAGCTGCACCGTTTGGTCCtctcagctcagagctgcttttttcGTTCCATGTTCACTTCTAACCTGAAGGAAGCTCACAACCGGGTGATTGAGCTGCAGGATGTTAGTGAGAGTGTCTTTCAGCTCCTGGTGGACTATATTTACCATGGGACTGTAAAGCTGAGGGCCGAGGAGTTGCAGGAAACTTATGAAGTGGCAGACATGTACCAGCTGACTGCCCTTTTTGAAGAATGTTCCCGTTTTCTGGCCCGTACAGTGCAGGTCAGGAACTGTCTGCAGGTGATGTGGCTAGCAGATCAGCACAGTGACGTGGAGCTCTACACAGCTGCCAAACACTGTGCAAAGTCACATTTGTCTCAGCTGCAAGACACAGAAGAGTTCCTGCACCTACCTCTTCGCCTACTGACAGACATCCTTACAG ATGGCGTTCCATGTTCTCAGAATCCAACAGCTGCCATAGAAACCTGGATCAACTTCAACAAGGAGGAGCGTGCAGGCTTTTCAGAGACACTGCGATCAAGTCTGAAG GTGATTGGAGAAAATGTTCACATCTACCTGATTGGAAAGGAGTCATCACGAACACATTCACTCGCTGTCTCTCTGCATTGTGCTGATGACGACTCCATCAGTGTGAGTGGCCAGAACAGCCTGTGTCACCAGATCACAGCTGCCTGCAAGCATGGTAGTGACCTATACGTTGTTGGTGGTTCCATTCCGCGACGCATGTGGAAATGCAACAATGCAACTATAGACTGGGAATGGTGTGCCCCTCTGCCCCGTGATCGGCTCCAACACACTCTTGTCTCTGTGCCAAGCAAGGATGCAATATACTCCCTGGGGGGCAAAACTCTGCAAGACACTCTCTCTAATGCTGTCATATATTACAGAGTACGAGACAATGTGTGGACAGAGACCAGCCAGTTGGAGGTGGCTGTCTCTGGGGCTGCAGGTGTAAATCTTAATGGTGTCATTTACCTGCTGGGCGGGGAGGAAAATGACTTGGACTTTTTCACCAAGCCCTCTCGGCTTATTCAGTGCTATGATACCAACACAGAGAAATGCCACGTGAAGCCGTACGTACTGCCTTTTGCAGGGCGCATGCATGCTGCTGTGCACAAGGATGTGGTGTTCATTGTAGCTGAGGGGGATTCACTGCTTTGCTATAATCCCTTACTGGATAGCTTCACCCGGCTGTGCCTGCCAGACGCCTGGAGCTCAGTACCATCCCTCTGGAAGATTGCCAGCTGCAATGGCAGCATCTACGTTTTCCGAGACCGCTATAAAAAGGGTGATGCAAATACTTTTAAACTTAACCCAGCCACCTCTGTTGTAACAGTCACAAGTGGCATCAAAGTGCTACTCACTAACCTGCAGTTTGTCCTGGCCTAA
- the NDUFS3 gene encoding NADH dehydrogenase [ubiquinone] iron-sulfur protein 3, mitochondrial → MSAARADTAKRQQRLQTTRKDVGFTVNACKRLRKIKTGRPILGKLRATQRCENIAQPPGEQSSFRPRSAPPGATPTCGASLHAAAPEPPAAAAALGCPSGFPAPLTLRQAPPGTRHFRPPTRKRRRAVPGRFRLQGEARRRRGLPLPACALARPCGGGMLAAAARGLVWAARRATVRPKNEVEQKQLCAFGEYVAEILPKYIQQVQVTCFNELELLIHPDGIIPVLTFLRDHTNAQFKSLADLTAVDVPSRQYRFEIVYNLLSLRFNSRIRVKTYTDELTPVDSAVSVHKAANWYEREVWDMYGVFFANHPDLRRILTDYGFEGHPFRKDFPLSGYVEVRYDDEVKRVVAEPVELAQEFRKFDLNSPWEAFPAYRAPPEPLKIEAGAKKEDAK, encoded by the exons ATGTCCGCAGCCCGCGCGGACACGGCGAAGCGTCAGCAACGGCTACAGACCACGAGAAAGGACGTGGGATTTACAGTAAACGCCTGTAAACgcctcagaaaaataaaaacggGAAGGCCAATTCTTGGGAAGCTAAGGGCCACTCAGCGCTGCGAGAACATAGCGCAGCCGCCGGGCG agcagagcagtttccgaccccgctccgccccgcccgGCGCGACACCCACCTGCGGCGCCTCCCTTCATGCCGCCGCCCCGGagcctcccgccgccgccgccgccctgGGGTGCCCCAGCGGCTTCCCCGCGCCCCTCACCCTGCGCCAGGCGCCGCCAGGCACTCGCCACTTCCGGCCACCCACCCGGAAGCGCCGCCGAGCTGTCCCCGGGCGCTTCCGGCTCCAGGGGGAAGCGCGGCGCCGGCGGGGCCTTCCGCTTCCGGCCTGTGCCCTTGCCCGTCCGTGCGGCGGCGGGATgttggcggcggcggcgcggggcctGGTGTGGGCCGCGCGGCGAG CTACTGTCAGACCAAAAAATGAAGTagaacagaagcagctctgtgcatttGGGGAGTACGTGGCTGAGATCCTGCCCAAGTATATCCAGCAAGTACAG GTGACCTGTTTCAATGAGTTGGAGCTTTTGATCCATCCAGATGGGATTATTCCAGTTCTGACTTTCCTCCGAGATCACACTAATGCCCAGTTCAAGTCTTTGGCTGACTTGACTGCTGTTGATGTCCCATCTCGGCAGTACCGCTTCGAG ATTGTCTACAATCTCCTGTCTCTGCGATTCAACAGTCGGATCCGTGTGAAAACATACACTGATGAGCTGACACCTGTTGACTCAGCAGTGTCTGTGCACAAAGCAGCAAACTGGTATGAAAGAGAG GTTTGGGACATGTATGGTGTTTTCTTCGCCAACCACCCTGATCTAAGGCGAATCCTCACAGACTATGGGTTTGAAGGCCATCCTTTCCGGAAGGACTTCCCACTCTCGGGTTATGTGGAG GTGCGGTATGATGATGAAGTAAAACGGGTAGTGGCAGAACCTGTGGAGCTAGCTCAGGAATTTCGCAAGTTTGATCTCAATAGTCCCTGGGAGGCATTTCCTGCCTATCGTGCACCCCCGGAACCACTGAAAATAGAAGCTGGAGCCAAGAAAGAAGATGCAAAATAG